A stretch of DNA from Juglans microcarpa x Juglans regia isolate MS1-56 chromosome 5D, Jm3101_v1.0, whole genome shotgun sequence:
CAACAACTTTATGTAACATGCACGATATCAATATAGAAGCTGCCCCCGGCAGGTTGCAGTCACTTGTCTGTCTCTCTGTCTATCTTGTTAATCAAGAATCGCCCTAAGTTCACCTTATGACGCAAAAACGACATGGTAGCTAGCAATACCTCTATCCCCGGCCACCTCCTCTCCCTTTATAAGCTTGCGTTGGCCAGTGATATTCCAATGTGACTGCAGCAAGCTAGAAAGCAAGCAAGGCCAGGACAAATTAACAAGCTAGCTGTTTGATATTTGAGAGCACTAGTACTGAAAGTTCAGTGTGAGAAAATGGATTCTTGGGTTCGAGTTCTTGTTCTTTTGGGGTGCCTTTTTCCAGCCTTCATAGAGTGCAGGCTTCGCCACTACAAGTTCAATGTAAGTAGCCAGATTtattaattcttcttcttcttccctcattCTGAATAGATTTATCATTGTTTTGATAGATAGTATTTCATCAGGTGTTTAAGTTAATCTTGTCACGTTTCACTTCATTTGAATGGAAAATTAGTCTATCATCATGATTTACACATGATCAACAATCCTATCATCAcctaattaaaagaaaataaaagtcaaaAGAAGTACATGGAAGGTACACCCTCCCTCTAGTTGTTACCACATTAACCACAGTGCGCGCATTAGTAATCCATCCCACTTAATTTGATCTAACACCAACTTTATCAGGAAATCGATCTTTTAATGTtgcaaaatatatttctaaattcTGGTTAACCTCATGTGAATTAGGTGGTGATGAAGAATTCCACCAAACTGTGTTCGACAAAGCCCATTGTGACAGTAAATGGGCAGTTCCCAGGACCCACCCTTTATGCTAGGGAAGATGACAATGTGCTTGTGAAGGTCGTCAACCATGTCAAATACAATGTCACCATCCACTGGTAATTAAGCTATTAATTAAACTATCTACTACTTCGCCAGTACTCTATATTACTCAAATTCCTATAGAGATCCAAATCTTGATTACatatttgatttcattttttacttttgcagGCATGGTATTAGGCAACTCCGAACAGGGTGGTCAGATGGTCCAGCATATATTACTCAATGTCCAATCCAGCCAGGGCAAAGTTACGTGTACAATTTCACCATAACTGGCCAAAGGGGAACACTTCTCTGGCATGCACATATTCTTTGGCTAAGGGCGACGGTCCATGGTGCCTTGGTCATCTTGCCTAAACTTGGTGTGCCATATCCCTTCCCGAAACCCCACAAGGAAATCGTTGTTGTATTAGGTGTGGATAATTAAAGATAACATCCATTTCCAGCTTtgttaacaatattataatatgatgCCCCTGTACAAATAACTTTTAATTCACGACACTTATAagagcatgcatatatatatgaattgcaGCTGAATGGTGGAAATCGGATACTGAAGCTGTGATCAACCAGGCTCTTAAGGGAGGATTAGCACCAAACGTCTCGGACGCTCATACCATGAACGGCCATCCAGGGCCAGTTCCCAACTGTTCCTCACAAGGTACGAACATATAATAAAGATATTCATGACACTTGTTGTATATATGATTAGTTCTAAAAGCTTTTGGGCAACTTGTCTTAATCATTTGTAGGTGGGTTCAAGCTGCCAGTCCAAAATGGTAAGACCTACTTGCTACGCATAATCAACGCTGCGCTCAATGAGGAGCTTTTCTTCAAGATTGCTGGGCACCAGCTCACCGTTGTAGAAGTGGATGCTACCTACGTGAAACCAGTGAAGCTTGACACAATAGTGATTGCCCCTGGTCAAACCACTAATGCTCTTATAACAGCTAATCGAAACTCTGGCAAGTACTTGGTTGCTGCTTCTCCATTCATGGATGCGCCCATCGCCGTCGATAACCTCACCGCAACAGCCACTTTGCACTACTCAGGCACACTTGCTAGTGCCTCAACAACTCTTACTACTCCACCTCCACAAAACGCCACTGCAGTTGCAAACAAGTTCATAAATTCTCTACGAAGCCTTAATTCGAAAAAATACCCCGCCAAGGTACCATTGAAAGTTGATCGTAAACTTTTCTTCGCCGTGGGGCTAGGAATCAACCCATGTCCGACATGCAAAGCCGGTAATGGAAGCCGGGTGGTGGCCAGTATCAACAATGTCACATTTGTTATGCCCACCACTGCCCTGCTTCAAGCACATTACTTCAACATTCGTGGGGTGTTCACCACCAATTTTCCGGGTAACCCGCCACATCTGTTTAACTATACTGGCACTCCCCCATCAAGCTTACAGACCACAAATGGCACAAAGGTTTATAGGTTACCTTACAACTCTACAGTTGAACTTGTCATGCAAGACACTGGTATCATTGCCCCTGAGAACCATCCAGTACATCTTCATGGGTTTAATTTCTTTGCCATTGGTAGGGGACTTGGGAATTATAACCCAAAGACAGATCCTAAAAAATTTAACCTGGTTGATCCTGTTGAGAGGAACACCATTGGTGTGCCAACTGGTGGATGGGTAGCAATCCGATTTCGTGCAGATAATCCAGGTACCACGTTGAGTCAGGGCATGACAGTTTTAAGTTCTGACAGCTTACactatttcttccatttttttcgcATTTATTGGTTTGAAGATAGTTTTTTCTCATTAGTTTCCTTATACCTTCTCACTATAGCTTTTTAACTTAAACATGTTTTCATCCTTTGTACGATTGTAGGAGTTTGGTTCATGCATTGTCATTTGGAAGTGCACACAACATGGGGGCTTAAGATGGCATTCTTGGTGGACAATGGCAAAGGTCCTAATCAGTCACTTCTTCCTCCTCCAAGTGATCTTCCAAAATGCTAAGCTATGCACGCTTGAGGATTATAACATTACGAGTAGAGAAATCTCCAACAAGAAAAAGTTGGAAGATAATACATGAGAGATAACGGGACGAAGACGAGGAAGAACTACAGTGATTGTTAATAAACAAGTTAGATCAAAGATTCAATTGGTTTTAGAGTAAATGGAATTTGTTTTTGAGTATATGTTTGAATAAAATGCTCGAGCATT
This window harbors:
- the LOC121266034 gene encoding laccase-4-like yields the protein MDSWVRVLVLLGCLFPAFIECRLRHYKFNVVMKNSTKLCSTKPIVTVNGQFPGPTLYAREDDNVLVKVVNHVKYNVTIHWHGIRQLRTGWSDGPAYITQCPIQPGQSYVYNFTITGQRGTLLWHAHILWLRATVHGALVILPKLGVPYPFPKPHKEIVVVLAEWWKSDTEAVINQALKGGLAPNVSDAHTMNGHPGPVPNCSSQGGFKLPVQNGKTYLLRIINAALNEELFFKIAGHQLTVVEVDATYVKPVKLDTIVIAPGQTTNALITANRNSGKYLVAASPFMDAPIAVDNLTATATLHYSGTLASASTTLTTPPPQNATAVANKFINSLRSLNSKKYPAKVPLKVDRKLFFAVGLGINPCPTCKAGNGSRVVASINNVTFVMPTTALLQAHYFNIRGVFTTNFPGNPPHLFNYTGTPPSSLQTTNGTKVYRLPYNSTVELVMQDTGIIAPENHPVHLHGFNFFAIGRGLGNYNPKTDPKKFNLVDPVERNTIGVPTGGWVAIRFRADNPGVWFMHCHLEVHTTWGLKMAFLVDNGKGPNQSLLPPPSDLPKC